The proteins below are encoded in one region of Bacteroides uniformis:
- a CDS encoding DUF4248 domain-containing protein — translation MKYVEDYENIPGKEWPVRPYYKRELAEAYAPTISPASALNRLSKWMKLNLELDEALRHTGYKGSQKIFTSLQVELIFRYLGKP, via the coding sequence ATGAAGTACGTTGAAGACTACGAAAATATCCCCGGCAAAGAGTGGCCCGTCCGCCCCTATTACAAACGTGAACTGGCAGAGGCATACGCCCCCACCATTTCACCGGCATCCGCACTCAACCGCTTGTCCAAATGGATGAAGCTGAATTTGGAACTGGACGAAGCCCTGCGGCATACCGGCTACAAAGGCTCCCAGAAAATATTCACCTCCCTACAGGTGGAACTTATATTCAGGTATTTAGGAAAACCATGA
- a CDS encoding HU family DNA-binding protein produces MINYSIVMRGNPTDKTVAKKAYASAQYSEVMDINRFAEHIASHGCVYKRSDIVAILTMSVDCMREQLLAGQKIQLGDLGSFYISINSIGAASAKEFNPAIHIRRLNVNWTCGQRFGELLEEAEFNLVATRSAARAVVKALKAGKTTVDLTGATGGGEDAGGGSNPGGGSDGDQGENPLG; encoded by the coding sequence ATGATTAACTACAGTATCGTGATGCGTGGCAATCCTACCGATAAGACGGTTGCCAAAAAAGCGTACGCAAGTGCGCAGTATTCGGAAGTGATGGACATCAACCGCTTTGCCGAGCATATAGCCAGTCATGGCTGCGTGTACAAGCGTTCGGATATCGTTGCCATCCTCACCATGTCCGTGGATTGCATGCGGGAGCAGTTGCTGGCCGGACAAAAAATCCAGTTGGGCGACCTGGGGAGTTTCTACATCAGCATCAACAGTATCGGCGCGGCTTCTGCCAAGGAGTTCAATCCTGCCATCCATATCCGTAGGCTGAATGTGAACTGGACCTGCGGCCAGCGTTTTGGAGAGCTGCTGGAGGAGGCGGAATTCAATCTGGTGGCAACCCGAAGTGCAGCCCGTGCCGTGGTGAAAGCCCTGAAGGCCGGAAAGACTACCGTGGACCTGACCGGAGCCACTGGCGGGGGTGAAGATGCCGGTGGAGGCAGCAACCCGGGAGGCGGTTCGGACGGAGACCAGGGGGAAAATCCGTTAGGATGA
- a CDS encoding smalltalk protein: MSEKTKSKSVWGIVLKVIITVATTLAGVFGLTSCINR; the protein is encoded by the coding sequence ATGAGTGAGAAAACAAAATCAAAATCTGTATGGGGCATTGTCCTTAAAGTGATTATTACCGTGGCCACTACATTGGCCGGAGTGTTTGGCTTGACTTCCTGCATCAACCGTTAG
- a CDS encoding N-acetylmuramoyl-L-alanine amidase, with protein MKAGSFYQNYREVTLLVVHCSATRCDRHFSVEALRRSHLARGFADIGYHFYITRDGEVHICRPVHQIGAHATGWNDKSIGICYEGGLDENGVPADTRTYAQKCSLLDLLRQLKTDYPNARISGHRQLSSSIHKACPCFDAKSEYETIKN; from the coding sequence ATGAAAGCAGGCAGTTTCTATCAGAACTATCGGGAGGTAACCCTCCTGGTAGTTCATTGCAGCGCTACGCGCTGTGACCGTCACTTCTCGGTGGAGGCGCTTCGCCGCAGTCATCTGGCACGGGGCTTTGCCGATATCGGTTATCATTTCTACATCACCCGTGACGGCGAGGTGCATATTTGTCGCCCGGTTCATCAGATTGGAGCCCATGCCACCGGCTGGAACGACAAGAGTATCGGCATCTGCTATGAGGGTGGGCTCGACGAGAATGGTGTCCCTGCCGATACACGTACCTATGCGCAGAAATGCTCTTTGCTTGACTTGCTTCGGCAGCTGAAGACCGACTATCCCAATGCCCGTATTTCAGGGCATCGGCAACTCAGTTCCTCTATCCATAAGGCTTGTCCTTGTTTTGACGCCAAAAGCGAATACGAGACAATTAAAAATTAA
- a CDS encoding UpxY family transcription antiterminator has product MNHTDITPHIIPRRQWLVAYVQSCLEKKTAERLKAMGVEYYLPIQSEIRQWSDRRKKVDRLVIPMMIFVHVTPQERPLPLTLQAISRYMVLRGESRPAVIPEEQMERFRFMLDYSPEAVEICSTPLAAGDAVKVIKGPLAGLEGELVMIGGKSKVAVRLDMLGCAHVDMPIGYVERINF; this is encoded by the coding sequence ATGAACCATACTGATATCACCCCTCATATTATTCCTCGTCGCCAATGGCTGGTGGCATACGTGCAGTCTTGTCTGGAAAAGAAGACTGCCGAACGGCTGAAAGCTATGGGAGTGGAATATTACTTACCCATACAAAGCGAAATACGCCAATGGAGCGACCGGCGCAAGAAAGTGGACCGCCTGGTCATCCCGATGATGATTTTCGTGCATGTCACTCCGCAGGAACGCCCCCTGCCGCTTACCTTACAAGCTATCAGTCGGTACATGGTATTGCGCGGTGAAAGCCGTCCCGCCGTCATTCCCGAGGAACAGATGGAACGTTTCCGCTTTATGCTGGATTATAGCCCGGAGGCTGTAGAGATTTGCAGTACACCTCTGGCAGCAGGTGATGCCGTGAAAGTAATAAAAGGCCCCCTTGCCGGATTGGAGGGAGAACTGGTCATGATAGGAGGAAAAAGCAAAGTGGCAGTCCGGCTGGATATGCTGGGCTGCGCACATGTGGACATGCCGATAGGATACGTGGAGAGAATTAATTTTTAA
- a CDS encoding GumC family protein: MKEDLYDDLLNEKEEKTDFQALFFKYIIHWPWFVASVLICTGLAFAYLRYQIPVYEVSSSILIKEDDKKSTNNALSAMQDFGMLSMTSNFDNELEILKSRTLIKKVVSRLNLYTNIAIEQSFGYDVPLYKNSPLDVFMTAEEADKLEGNIRLELIYSPTGQLIVTAFYIQNGDKQETTKSFDELPAILPLPVGVITISHNDSSPAPQEPVNLKAIISTPTAAAAGYRAGLTVAPISNTSTIATISVQNTHIQRASDFTQELIILYNQDTNTEKNEVAQKSADFIEERISIINHELGTTETELAEFKQRAGLTDISSDAQLALQESSKYEQQYAENATQINLVNYLRDYINNPANNDEIIPANVGLSDMNLTSAIDKYNNLIVERKRLLRTSSESNPAIINLNTGIEAMRHNVKTTVNSVLKGLQITRSNIDRQSRKYESRISNAPKQEQEFMSIARQQEIKATLYIMLLQKREENAITLAATANNGRIIEEPMPAGIVSPQGKKIYMITFVIGIGIPLGIIFLLNLLRFRIEGHTDVEKLTKVPIIGDIPLTGSNKHEESAIAVREDDNDIMTETFRSLRTNLLFMMGDPDKKVVLVTSTISGEGKTFIASNLALSLALLGKKVILVGLDIRKPGLNKLFHLSHKEKGITQYLVAPKSTDLHALIQPSGITSNLDLLLGGPIPPNPTELLARQSLEDTISTLRKEYDYIVLDTAPIGMVTDTLILSRVADASIYVCRADYTHKTDYQLINELQEHHRLPNLCTVVNGIDMKKKKYGYYYGYGKYGKYYGYGKKYGYS, translated from the coding sequence ATGAAAGAAGATTTATACGATGACCTTTTAAACGAAAAAGAGGAAAAAACAGATTTCCAAGCCCTCTTTTTCAAATACATCATTCATTGGCCCTGGTTTGTGGCAAGCGTATTGATATGCACTGGCCTGGCCTTTGCTTATCTCCGTTACCAAATACCCGTCTACGAAGTGTCATCTTCTATCCTAATTAAAGAAGACGACAAGAAAAGTACCAACAATGCACTGTCTGCCATGCAGGATTTTGGTATGCTTTCCATGACCAGCAACTTTGACAATGAGCTGGAAATTCTGAAATCAAGGACACTCATCAAGAAAGTCGTGTCACGTCTGAACCTTTATACTAACATCGCCATCGAACAATCTTTCGGCTACGATGTTCCACTTTACAAAAACTCCCCTCTTGATGTGTTCATGACCGCCGAGGAAGCTGACAAACTGGAAGGGAACATTCGGCTGGAACTGATATACTCCCCTACCGGCCAACTGATTGTCACAGCCTTTTATATACAAAACGGAGACAAGCAAGAAACGACCAAATCTTTCGACGAACTACCTGCCATTCTACCACTCCCGGTAGGTGTCATCACCATTTCGCACAATGATTCATCGCCTGCTCCGCAAGAGCCCGTCAATCTGAAGGCTATCATCAGTACCCCCACTGCCGCAGCAGCAGGCTATAGGGCAGGTCTGACCGTAGCCCCTATATCCAATACCAGTACCATTGCCACCATCAGTGTACAAAACACCCATATACAACGAGCCTCCGATTTCACCCAAGAACTGATAATACTCTATAATCAGGACACCAACACCGAAAAGAATGAAGTGGCCCAGAAAAGCGCCGACTTCATCGAGGAACGTATCAGCATCATCAACCACGAACTGGGCACCACAGAAACCGAACTGGCGGAATTCAAGCAACGCGCCGGACTGACCGACATCAGCAGCGACGCGCAGCTTGCCCTTCAGGAAAGTTCCAAGTATGAACAGCAATATGCAGAGAACGCCACCCAAATCAACCTCGTGAACTATCTGCGCGACTACATCAACAATCCTGCAAACAACGACGAGATCATCCCTGCCAACGTAGGACTGAGCGACATGAACCTGACCTCCGCCATAGACAAGTACAACAATCTCATCGTGGAGCGTAAGCGCCTGCTACGTACCTCCTCCGAAAGCAATCCCGCCATCATCAATCTGAACACGGGGATCGAGGCCATGCGCCACAATGTGAAAACCACCGTAAACAGTGTTTTGAAAGGCCTGCAAATCACCCGGAGCAACATCGACCGACAGTCGCGCAAGTACGAAAGCCGCATCAGCAACGCCCCCAAGCAGGAGCAGGAGTTCATGAGTATCGCACGCCAGCAGGAAATCAAGGCCACCCTCTACATCATGCTGCTGCAGAAACGCGAGGAAAACGCCATCACACTGGCTGCAACCGCTAACAATGGACGCATTATCGAAGAACCCATGCCTGCCGGCATCGTTTCTCCCCAAGGCAAAAAAATCTATATGATTACCTTTGTCATCGGCATCGGCATTCCCTTGGGCATCATTTTCCTATTGAACCTGCTCCGTTTCCGCATTGAAGGGCATACCGATGTGGAAAAGCTCACAAAGGTTCCCATTATCGGTGACATCCCCCTTACCGGTTCAAACAAGCATGAAGAGTCTGCCATTGCCGTACGCGAAGACGACAACGACATCATGACGGAAACCTTCCGCAGCCTGCGCACCAACCTGCTCTTCATGATGGGCGATCCGGATAAGAAAGTCGTCCTGGTTACCTCCACCATAAGCGGTGAAGGCAAGACTTTCATAGCTTCCAACCTCGCCCTCAGTCTGGCGCTGCTCGGCAAAAAGGTCATTCTGGTAGGATTGGATATACGCAAACCGGGATTGAACAAGTTGTTCCATCTTTCACACAAAGAAAAAGGAATCACCCAATACCTTGTCGCCCCCAAATCCACAGACCTTCATGCGCTGATACAGCCTTCCGGCATAACTTCCAACCTCGACCTGCTATTGGGCGGTCCCATCCCACCCAATCCTACGGAACTACTGGCACGCCAGTCACTGGAAGACACCATCAGTACATTACGCAAAGAATATGACTATATCGTACTGGATACAGCCCCTATCGGCATGGTGACCGACACGCTCATCCTTTCGCGCGTAGCGGACGCCAGCATCTACGTCTGTCGTGCAGATTATACGCATAAGACCGATTACCAGCTCATCAACGAGCTTCAGGAGCATCATCGTCTCCCCAACTTATGCACAGTAGTCAACGGAATCGATATGAAGAAGAAAAAATACGGTTATTACTACGGCTATGGTAAATACGGAAAGTATTACGGCTACGGTAAGAAATACGGATACAGTTGA
- a CDS encoding polysaccharide biosynthesis/export family protein, giving the protein MKNKKSIAILMAAITLASCQSYKKVPYLQSYESLTDKSYKEIVINEVNQQDTLYDARIQPKDLLNITINTTDPQAAAPFNLTMQTYNNIAQSNASTTSQPALQQYLVDNAGEIDFPVIGRLQVGGLTKNAAENLIREQLRPYLKEIPIVTVRMSNYKISVLGEVNSPGTFTINNEKVNIFEALAMAGDMTIYGIRNNVKLIREDCNGQRNVISLNLNEQNILHSPYYYMQQNDILYIAPNKTKAKSASVSNSTTIWVSVITSLVSLASLIVNIVR; this is encoded by the coding sequence ATGAAAAACAAGAAAAGTATAGCCATCTTGATGGCGGCAATTACATTGGCAAGCTGCCAATCTTACAAAAAAGTACCTTATCTACAAAGTTACGAATCACTTACAGATAAGAGTTATAAGGAAATCGTCATCAATGAAGTCAACCAGCAGGATACCCTCTACGATGCGCGTATCCAACCTAAAGACTTGCTGAATATCACCATAAACACCACTGATCCGCAAGCTGCCGCACCGTTCAACCTGACCATGCAGACCTATAATAACATAGCACAATCCAATGCCAGCACTACATCGCAACCAGCTCTGCAACAATATCTCGTAGACAATGCAGGTGAGATAGACTTCCCCGTGATAGGCAGACTGCAAGTAGGCGGCTTAACTAAAAATGCAGCCGAGAACCTTATCCGTGAACAGCTTCGTCCTTATCTCAAAGAAATACCTATTGTCACTGTACGTATGTCCAACTACAAAATTTCTGTCCTCGGTGAAGTGAACAGTCCCGGAACTTTCACTATCAATAATGAGAAAGTGAATATTTTCGAGGCGCTTGCCATGGCAGGCGACATGACCATTTACGGTATACGAAACAACGTCAAGCTCATCCGCGAAGACTGTAACGGCCAGCGAAATGTCATCAGCCTAAACTTGAACGAGCAGAATATTCTTCATTCTCCCTACTACTACATGCAGCAGAATGATATCCTTTATATAGCTCCAAATAAAACCAAGGCAAAGAGTGCAAGCGTCAGTAACAGTACCACTATCTGGGTTTCTGTGATAACTTCCCTTGTTTCACTCGCAAGTCTGATTGTCAACATTGTAAGATAA
- a CDS encoding undecaprenyl-phosphate glucose phosphotransferase: MKQVLHFNKVIKFVIIFGDLCLLNIIFISLYHIFDYQTLGNEFTHSLSQLLVLLNLVYLLCNYSNGVVLHERIVRPERIVRRALRNTTFHATLFISLATLADIGTSSLRFFTCFYSIFFICLAIYRLLFRYLLKKYREHGGNSRTVILIGSNKNMTELYQEMTGDPTTGFRITGYFCDVPSDDFPEDVPYLGQPKEVVTYLQQHHIEQVYCCLPSARSHEILPIINYCENHLIRFYSVPNIRNYLHRRMHFEMFGNIPVLTIREEPLAQMENRLLKRAFDLFFSLVFLCTVFPFVYIIIGTAIKLSSPGPIFFKQKRSGENGNEFWCYKFRSMRVNIDSDELQATANDPRKTKIGDFIRKASIDELPQFINVLLGQMSVVGPRPHMLKHTEEYSRLIDKYMVRHLVKPGITGWAQVTGYRGETKELWQMEGRVQRDVWYLEHWTFLLDLYIIYKTIRNAIQGEKEAY; encoded by the coding sequence ATGAAACAAGTTCTCCATTTCAATAAAGTGATTAAGTTCGTCATTATCTTTGGTGACTTATGCTTACTGAACATCATTTTCATCTCGCTATATCACATTTTTGACTACCAAACACTGGGCAATGAATTTACACATTCATTGTCCCAGCTATTGGTATTATTGAATCTAGTCTATCTACTTTGCAATTACTCCAATGGCGTCGTACTGCATGAACGTATTGTACGTCCGGAACGCATTGTACGTCGGGCTCTCCGTAATACAACTTTTCACGCCACGCTGTTCATCAGCTTGGCTACTTTAGCAGATATCGGTACCAGTTCACTCCGTTTTTTTACATGCTTTTATAGTATTTTCTTTATCTGCCTCGCTATATATCGTCTTCTTTTCCGGTATTTACTGAAAAAATATCGAGAACATGGAGGTAACTCACGTACCGTCATTTTAATCGGCAGTAACAAAAACATGACAGAACTCTATCAAGAAATGACCGGAGATCCCACCACGGGCTTCCGCATTACCGGCTATTTCTGTGATGTACCTTCTGATGATTTTCCCGAAGATGTCCCCTATTTAGGGCAGCCTAAAGAAGTTGTCACTTATTTACAGCAACACCATATAGAACAAGTCTATTGCTGCTTGCCTTCTGCACGTAGCCATGAAATACTTCCAATCATCAATTATTGCGAAAATCACTTGATTCGTTTCTATAGTGTACCTAATATTCGCAATTACCTGCATCGTCGCATGCACTTCGAGATGTTTGGCAATATCCCCGTACTCACTATCCGCGAGGAACCTTTGGCACAAATGGAAAATCGCCTGCTGAAAAGAGCCTTCGACCTCTTTTTCTCCCTCGTTTTTCTGTGTACAGTATTCCCCTTCGTCTACATCATCATAGGTACCGCTATCAAGCTATCCTCCCCCGGTCCTATCTTCTTCAAACAAAAACGAAGCGGAGAGAATGGAAATGAATTCTGGTGTTACAAATTCCGTTCGATGCGTGTCAACATAGACAGTGACGAACTACAAGCCACCGCCAATGACCCGCGCAAAACAAAAATCGGAGATTTCATCCGTAAAGCCAGCATTGACGAACTTCCCCAATTTATCAATGTGTTACTAGGGCAAATGTCCGTTGTAGGGCCACGCCCCCATATGCTGAAACACACTGAAGAATATTCACGCCTTATCGACAAATATATGGTCAGACATCTGGTAAAGCCCGGCATCACCGGTTGGGCCCAAGTCACCGGCTACCGTGGTGAGACCAAAGAACTCTGGCAAATGGAAGGACGTGTACAGCGCGATGTATGGTATCTGGAACACTGGACTTTTCTATTGGATTTATACATTATATACAAGACAATCAGAAACGCCATTCAAGGCGAGAAAGAAGCGTATTGA
- a CDS encoding tyrosine-type recombinase/integrase, with protein sequence MNTIHNFSASLIQRTKQAGRYSTSGIYTSTVNSFFRFVGHRSITFAELTPSLIKQYEDRLLGEGRRHNTISTYMRMLRSISHQAAEQGIPFTHSIDDLFAYVFTGYEPTAKRAISPLLIRRLVNLDLEKKPALRFSRDMFLLSFYLRGIPFVDLVHLRKTDVKHNTIYYYRHKTRQQLSVHIESYAAQIINRYKNEAASSPYLLPILSLTGEDGYRQYKSALRLYNQHLHTLSKMLRLSIPLTSYVARHSWATTAKDEGVAISVISESLGHTSEKVTHVYLASFDNNAMSKANKKVIATIHPNKKKKP encoded by the coding sequence ATGAATACTATACATAATTTTTCCGCTTCCCTGATACAGCGGACAAAACAAGCCGGACGATACAGTACATCCGGTATATATACCAGTACAGTGAACAGCTTTTTCCGCTTCGTCGGCCACCGTTCCATCACTTTTGCAGAGCTTACCCCCAGCCTCATCAAGCAATACGAAGACCGGCTGCTCGGTGAAGGACGGCGCCATAATACCATATCCACCTATATGCGTATGCTCCGTTCCATCTCTCACCAAGCTGCCGAACAAGGCATTCCATTCACACACAGTATAGACGATTTGTTCGCCTATGTATTCACCGGTTATGAGCCTACCGCCAAACGGGCCATCTCTCCTTTACTAATCCGGCGCTTGGTAAATCTTGATTTGGAGAAGAAACCCGCCTTGCGTTTCAGCCGCGACATGTTTCTGTTAAGTTTTTACTTACGAGGCATTCCGTTCGTAGACCTTGTACATCTCCGCAAAACGGATGTCAAGCACAATACCATTTATTATTACCGTCATAAGACCCGTCAGCAATTGTCCGTACATATAGAGTCGTATGCCGCACAGATTATAAATAGGTATAAGAACGAAGCCGCCTCTTCCCCCTATTTGCTACCGATATTATCACTGACCGGGGAAGATGGTTACAGACAATACAAAAGTGCTTTACGGCTCTACAACCAACATTTACACACACTTTCGAAGATGTTACGGTTAAGCATTCCATTAACATCTTATGTAGCCCGCCATAGCTGGGCCACCACTGCCAAAGACGAAGGAGTGGCCATTTCTGTGATTAGTGAAAGCTTAGGACATACTTCTGAAAAGGTAACTCACGTTTACCTTGCTTCTTTTGACAACAATGCGATGAGTAAAGCAAATAAAAAAGTGATTGCAACAATCCATCCAAACAAAAAGAAAAAGCCCTAA
- a CDS encoding Crp/Fnr family transcriptional regulator: MDALLKETVDAAINSRYPGMAPEGRRLIEEILIRKEVEKGALLLNEGQISHNIVFVGKGMLRQFYYKNGKDVTEHFSYEGCIIICIESTLKQEPTHLMIEALEPSVVYLLPYNKLLTLTEISWEINMFYRKILEYSLIVSQIKADSWRFETARERYNQLMEHQPEVIKRAPLSHIASYLLMTPETLSRVRSGIL, translated from the coding sequence ATGGATGCACTATTGAAAGAAACCGTAGATGCCGCTATCAACTCCCGCTATCCAGGCATGGCTCCCGAGGGAAGAAGGTTGATAGAGGAAATCCTCATTCGCAAGGAAGTAGAAAAGGGCGCATTATTACTCAATGAAGGGCAGATAAGCCATAATATCGTATTTGTAGGAAAAGGCATGTTGCGCCAATTCTATTATAAAAACGGTAAAGACGTCACCGAACACTTTTCCTATGAAGGCTGCATCATCATCTGCATAGAAAGTACCTTGAAGCAGGAACCCACCCACCTCATGATTGAGGCACTCGAACCGAGTGTCGTATACCTGCTGCCATACAACAAGCTGCTGACACTTACCGAAATCTCATGGGAAATAAACATGTTCTATCGGAAGATTCTGGAATATTCCCTGATTGTTTCACAGATAAAGGCTGACTCCTGGCGGTTTGAGACTGCACGCGAGCGCTATAACCAGCTCATGGAACATCAGCCCGAAGTCATCAAGCGGGCTCCTTTGTCGCACATTGCGTCCTATCTGCTGATGACCCCCGAAACACTGAGTCGGGTACGTTCGGGCATACTGTAA
- a CDS encoding MATE family efflux transporter, with product MIQQESLKKRLAKLAAPIFIETLLIMMLGAVDTIMLSRHSDNSVAAVGVVNQIIMLTFLVFEVINLGTSVLCSQYLGAKLHKKVVQVVGVSILVNLAVGITVSLVLFSCAHPILRLMGLTAELMQDGMDYMRIVGAFAFFQALSLTLSASLRSANKAIYPMMVTVVVNILNIIGNYSLIFGRFGFPELGVEGAAISTAFSRGVSMIILFVILFRKHIHRFPPAYFRPFPWIELKNLMKVGLPSAGEQLSYSSSQVVITYFINMLGVEALATRTYCVNIIMFAYLFSISMAQGGAICIGHLIGEKKPHAAFLMGKYVMKKSVMITVMLSCILALSGHAIFGWLTSNPDIIRMGATILIIDVLLEIGRPINIFATNALRAAGDVNYPFYVGLVVQWSVAVGVGYLFGFPFGWGICGMWVAFLLDENIRGFIFVRRWYGMKWVNKSFIRNCF from the coding sequence ATGATACAACAAGAAAGCCTAAAAAAGCGGCTTGCCAAGCTGGCCGCCCCCATTTTTATAGAGACACTTCTCATCATGATGCTCGGTGCGGTGGACACCATCATGCTGAGCCGCCACTCGGACAACAGTGTTGCCGCCGTAGGGGTAGTCAACCAAATTATCATGCTCACTTTCCTCGTTTTCGAAGTCATCAACCTCGGAACGTCCGTTCTGTGTTCCCAGTATCTCGGTGCGAAACTACACAAGAAAGTAGTGCAAGTAGTCGGCGTATCCATCCTCGTCAACCTGGCGGTAGGTATCACGGTCAGCCTGGTACTGTTCTCCTGCGCCCATCCCATCCTCCGGCTGATGGGGCTCACCGCTGAACTGATGCAGGACGGCATGGACTATATGCGTATCGTAGGCGCTTTCGCCTTCTTCCAGGCACTATCCCTCACCCTCTCCGCCTCCCTGCGCAGTGCCAACAAGGCCATCTACCCGATGATGGTCACCGTCGTAGTCAATATCCTCAATATCATCGGCAACTACTCCCTCATCTTCGGCCGCTTCGGCTTTCCGGAACTGGGCGTGGAAGGCGCCGCCATCTCCACAGCCTTCAGCCGGGGTGTCTCCATGATTATACTGTTCGTCATACTGTTCCGCAAGCACATCCACCGTTTCCCACCGGCATACTTCCGCCCTTTTCCATGGATAGAACTAAAGAACCTGATGAAGGTAGGCCTGCCCTCCGCCGGCGAACAATTGTCGTACAGCTCGTCGCAAGTCGTCATCACCTACTTCATCAACATGCTGGGAGTGGAAGCGCTCGCCACCCGTACCTATTGTGTCAACATCATCATGTTCGCTTATCTGTTCAGCATCTCCATGGCACAAGGCGGAGCCATCTGTATCGGGCATCTGATAGGCGAGAAGAAACCTCACGCAGCCTTCCTTATGGGAAAATACGTCATGAAGAAATCCGTCATGATTACCGTCATGCTGTCCTGCATCCTCGCTCTTTCGGGGCATGCCATCTTTGGCTGGCTCACGTCCAACCCCGACATCATACGTATGGGTGCCACCATCCTTATCATAGATGTACTCCTCGAAATAGGCCGCCCCATCAACATCTTCGCCACCAACGCCCTTCGTGCGGCAGGAGATGTCAACTACCCCTTCTACGTAGGGTTGGTGGTGCAGTGGAGTGTAGCTGTAGGTGTGGGATACCTTTTCGGCTTCCCCTTCGGCTGGGGTATCTGCGGCATGTGGGTAGCCTTCCTGTTGGACGAGAATATCCGCGGCTTCATTTTCGTCCGCCGCTGGTATGGCATGAAATGGGTAAACAAAAGCTTCATCCGGAATTGTTTTTAA
- a CDS encoding DedA family protein, with translation MDFLLDFILHIDQYMIDIVQEYHMWAYAILFLIIFCETGLVVTPFLPGDSLLFVAGAIAALPDMPLEVNVLALILFVAAVLGDSCNYMIGHFFGQRLFNNPDSRIFKQSHLDKTHEFYKKYGGKTIIIARFVPIVRTFAPFVAGMGKMHYYYFMLYNLIGGACWIAIFCYAGYFFGDLPFVQENLKLLIVAIIVVSILPAVVEVLRARLKQRKQK, from the coding sequence ATGGATTTTCTATTAGATTTTATTCTCCATATCGATCAGTATATGATTGATATAGTGCAGGAATATCATATGTGGGCGTATGCCATATTGTTTCTGATTATTTTCTGCGAAACGGGGCTGGTGGTCACACCTTTCCTGCCGGGCGATTCCCTGCTTTTTGTGGCGGGAGCTATTGCCGCACTGCCCGACATGCCTCTCGAGGTCAATGTGCTGGCTTTGATATTGTTTGTTGCCGCGGTATTGGGCGACTCTTGCAACTACATGATAGGGCATTTCTTCGGGCAAAGGCTCTTCAATAATCCCGATTCCAGAATATTCAAGCAAAGCCATCTCGACAAGACCCATGAGTTCTATAAGAAGTATGGAGGCAAGACAATTATCATAGCCCGTTTTGTGCCTATCGTCCGTACGTTTGCGCCATTCGTGGCGGGGATGGGTAAGATGCATTACTATTACTTCATGCTGTACAACCTGATTGGGGGCGCCTGCTGGATTGCCATCTTCTGTTATGCGGGTTATTTCTTCGGTGACCTTCCGTTTGTACAAGAGAACCTCAAACTGCTGATTGTGGCCATTATTGTGGTTTCCATACTGCCGGCCGTGGTAGAAGTGCTGCGTGCAAGACTGAAACAACGAAAACAAAAATAA